The following proteins are encoded in a genomic region of Maylandia zebra isolate NMK-2024a linkage group LG1, Mzebra_GT3a, whole genome shotgun sequence:
- the phka2 gene encoding phosphorylase b kinase regulatory subunit alpha, liver isoform isoform X3, translating into MRSRSNSGVRLDGYARLVQETILCHQNPVTGLLPASAQKKDAWVRDNVYSVLAVWGLGMAYRKNADRDEDKAKAYELEQSVVKLMQGLLQCMMRQVAKVEKFKHTQSTKDCLHAKYDTPTCATVVRDDQWGHLQVDATSIYLLMLAQMTASGLRIISNLDEVAFIQNLVFYIEAAYKVADYGMWERGDKTNQGIPELNASSVGMAKAALEAIDELDLFGAHGGPKSVIHVLPDEVEHCQSILCSMLPRASTSKEIDAGLLSITSFPAFAVEDADLVAVTKSEIISKLQGRYGCCRFIRDGYRCPKEDPSRLHYDPAELKLFENIECEWPVFWTYLILDGIFAGDQVQVQEYREALEGVLIRGKNGIKLVPELYSVPPDKVEEEYSNPHSVDRVAMGQLPHMWGQSLYILGCLLAEGFLAPGEIDPLNRRFSTSFKPDVVVQVCVLAESEEIQELLRDLGIEVQTMAEVLPIRVMPARILSHVYVRLGNSKKLSLSGRPYRHIGVLGTSKFYEIRNRSYIFTPQFLDQHHFYLALDNQMIVEMLRTELAYLSCCWRMTGRPTLTFPITRSMLDEDGETIDSCILSTLRKLQDGYFAGARVQMSDVSSVQTTSFHTRLSFLDEENDDILLEDGGDDDDGYGEEYNICRPSDDSEDVFDQYLTQLLHSTTTKCHLPPIQRGQHHVFSPEHTTRDILSFMAQVQGLNVPKSSMYLPVTPVKSKHRKSLNLLDVPHPQHGPQAKQHKSHSAADLHLPRDSQGNTDFEALVRQLKECPTLQDQADILYILYVMKGADWLVELSGPGQGGVSVRSLLEELYVEAGACKEWGLIRYISGILRKRVEVLAEACTDLISHHKQLTVGLPPQPRERVITVPLPPDELNNLIYEASGQDISVAVVTQEIMVYLAMYVRSQPALFGDMLRLRIGLIMQVMATELARSLHCSGEEASESLMSLSPFGMKNLLHHILSGKEFGVERSMRPIQSAATSPAISIHELGHTGATKTERTGIHKLKSEIKQLDDSRPTSRCSSPSTPSGMLSPVSTCPGDGQLHWEERQGQWLRRRRLDGAINRVPMGFYQKVWKILQKCHGLSIDGYVLPSSTTREMTAGEIKFAVQVESVLNHVPQPEYRQLLVETVMVVGLIADVDVDNIGGIIHVDRVLHLANDLFLSDQKSHGASEYFLEKDPATGICNFFYDSAPSGSYGTMTYLSKAAVTYVQDFLPSSSCLMQ; encoded by the exons ATGAGGAGTCGCAGTAACTCAGGAGTGCGGCTGGACGGCTATGCCCGGCTGGTCCAGGAGACTATCCTGTGCCATCAG AATCCAGTGACAGGACTTCTTCCTGCCAGTGCGCAGAAGAAGGATGCCTGGGTGAGGGATAATGTTTACAGTGTCCTGGCGGTGTGGGGGCTGGGAATGGCCTACCGGAAGAATGCAGACCGCGATGAAGACAAGGCCAAAGCTTATGAACTGGAGCAG AGTGTGGTGAAACTGATGCAGGGGCTTCTGCAGTGCATGATGAGACAG GTGGCCAAGGTGGAGAAGTTCAAACACACCCAGAGTACAAAAGATTGCTTGCATGCCAAATATGATACTCCCACTTGTGCCACAGTGGTCAGAGATGATCAGTGGGGTCATCTCCAGGTGGACGCCACCTCGATTTACCTGCTGATGCTGGCACAGATGACAGCCTCAG GTCTTCGTATCATTTCCAACCTGGACGAGGTAGCCTTCATCCAAAACTTGGTCTTCTACATAGAGGCTGCCTACAAAGTAGCG GACTATGGAATGTGGGAACGAGGTGACAAGACTAACCAGGGCATTCCTGAGCTCAATGCCAGCTCTGTAGGAATGGCTAAG GCAGCGCTTGAAGCTATAGATGAGCTGGATCTGTTTGGTGCTCATGGAGGGCCAAAGTCAGTAATCCATGTGTTGCCTGATGAAGTCGAACACTGTCAG TCTATTCTGTGCTCCATGCTGCCAAGAGCTTCAACTTCAAAGGAAATAGATGCTGGTCTTCTGTCCATTACTTCTTTCCCTGCGTTTGCTGTGGAGGATGCTGACCTGGTGGCCGTGACGAAGTCAGAGATCATAAGCAAACTGCAG GGTCGCTATGGCTGCTGTCGCTTTATCAGGGACGGATATCGTTGTCCCAAAGAG GATCCATCTCGGCTGCATTATGATCCTGCTGAGCTCAAGCTATTTGAGAATATTGAGTGTGAGTGGCCTGTGTTTTGGACTTACCTCATCCTGGATGGTATTTTTGCTGGTGATCAAGTTCAG GTGCAAGAGTACCGTGAAGCACTGGAGGGTGTTTTAATCAGAGGGAAGAATGGCATTAAGTTGGTGCCTGAACTTTATTCTGTTCCTCCTGACAAG GTTGAGGAGGAGTATAGCAATCCTCACTCAGTAGACAGGGTAGCCATGGGTCAGCTGCCACACATGTGGGGACAGTCACTCTACATCTTGGGGTGCCTTCTGGCTGAG GGTTTTTTAGCACCAGGAGAGATAGATCCGCTCAACAGGAGATTCTCTACAAGCTTCAAACCAGATGTTGTGGTACAAG tttgtgttcTAGCAGAGTCGGAGGAGATCCAGGAGTTGTTAAGAGATCTGGGGATCGAGGTACAAACGATGGCAGAAGTTCTGCCCATCAGGGTCATGCCAGCTCGCATCCTGAGCCATGTCTATGTTAGACTGG GGAACAGCAAGAAACTGAGTCTGAGTGGGCGGCCGTACAGACACATTGGTGTCCTGGGAACATCCAAATTCTACGAGATCCGAAATCGCTCTTACATATTCACCCCTCAG tttctggatcagcaccatttCTATCTGGCTCTGGACAACCAGATGATTGTGGAGATGTTACGGACCGAACTGGCCTATCTCTCTTGTTGCTGGAGGATGACAGGGCGGCCCACGCTCACATTCCCAATCACCCGTAGCATGCTGG ATGAAGATGGAGAAACAATTGATTCATGTATCCTGTCAACTCTAAGGAAACTACAGGATGGCTATTTTGCTGGAGCGAG GGTGCAGATGTCAGACGTCTCCAGTGTCCAGACCACTTCTTTTCACACTCGTCTCAGCTTCCTGGATGAAGAGAATGATGACATATTGCTTGAGGATGGaggcgatgatgatgatggataTGGAGAGGAGTATAATATCTGTCGTCCCTCGG ATGACTCAGAAGATGTATTTGACCAGTACCTCACCCAGCTCCTTCACAGCACCACTACCAAGTGCCATCTTCCTCCCATCCAGAGGGGGCAGCACCATGTCTTCAGTCCAGAACATACCACAAGAGACATCCTGTCTTTTATGGCGCAGGTCCAGGGCCTGAACGTTCCCA AGTCTTCCATGTATCTGCCTGTGACTCCGGTCAAGAGCAAACATCGCAAATCTCTCAACCTTCTTGATGTTCCTCATCCTCAGCACGGCCCACAGGCGAAACAGCACAAG TCACACtctgctgctgatcttcatctgCCGCGAGACTCTCAGGGCAACACAGACTTTGAAGCATTGGTCAGGCAGCTAAAAGAATGCCCCACTCTTCAGGACCAGGCTGACATCCTCTACATTCTCTATGTGATGAA AGGAGCTGATTGGCTGGTGGAGTTGTCAGGTCCTGGGCAGGGTGGGGTCAGTGTGCGATCACTGTTGGAGGAGCTGTACGTAGAAGCCGGAGCCTGTAAAGAGTGGGGGCTCATTAGGTACATCTCTGGAATACTGCGCAAGAGGGTGGAGGTCCTCGCTGAG GCCTGCACAGATCTGATTTCCCATCACAAGCAGCTGACTGTAGGTCTACCTCCTCAACCCAGGGAAAGAGTGATCACAGT CCCTCTTCCGCCAGATGAGTTAAACAACCTCATCTACGAAGCCAGTGGTCAGGACATCAGTGTAGCAGTGGTCACTCAG GAAATCATGGTGTATCTAGCCATGTATGTGCGCTCCCAGCCCGCTCTGTTCGGGGACATGCTCAGACTCAGGATAGGACTCATCATGCAAGTGATGGCCACTGAGTTAGCTCGCAGCCTGCACTGTTCTG GGGAGGAGGCGTCAGAGAGTTTGATGAGCCTGAGTCCATTTGGCATGAAGAACCTACTGCATCACATCCTCAGTGGCAAAGAATTtggggtggagagaagca TGCGCCCAATCCAGTCTGCAGCCACTAGCCCTGCGATATCCATCCATGAACTAGGTCACACAGGAGCTACAAAGACTGAACGCACAGGAATACACAAGCTAAAGAGTGAGATAAAACAG CTGGATGACTCTCGCCCTACAAGT CGGTGCAGTAGCCCTTCCACTCCCAGTGGAATGCTGTCCCCGGTGAGCACTTGTCCAGGAGACGGCCAGCTGCACTGGGAGGAGAGGCAAGGCCAGTGGCTGAGGAGACGCAGGCTAGATGGTGCCATCAACAGAGTACCTATGGGTTTCTACCAAAAGGTGTGGAAGATCCTGCAGAAGTGCCACGGTCTGTCCATCGACGGATACGTGTTACCCTCTTCTACCACAAGAGAG atGACAGCAGGAGAGATTAAGTTTGCAGTGCAGGTTGAATCTGTGCTGAACCACGTCCCTCAGCCAGAGTACCGGCAGCTGCTAGTGGAGACGGTGATGGTTGTGGGCCTGATAGCGGACGTAGACGTGGACAACATCGGCGGCATCATCCACGTGGATCGCGTCTTGCATTTGGCCAATGACCTTTTCCTCAGTGACCAG AAATCCCACGGCGCCAGTGAGTATTTCCTTGAGAAGGACCCAGCAACCGGAATCTGCAACTTTTTCTACGACAGCGCTCCTAGTGGTAGCTATGGCACCATGACCTATCTCTCCAAAGCAGCAGTCACTTACGTCCAGGACTTCCTGCCAAGTTCCAGCTGCCTGATGCAGTGA
- the phka2 gene encoding phosphorylase b kinase regulatory subunit alpha, liver isoform isoform X4 translates to MRSRSNSGVRLDGYARLVQETILCHQNPVTGLLPASAQKKDAWVRDNVYSVLAVWGLGMAYRKNADRDEDKAKAYELEQSVVKLMQGLLQCMMRQVAKVEKFKHTQSTKDCLHAKYDTPTCATVVRDDQWGHLQVDATSIYLLMLAQMTASGLRIISNLDEVAFIQNLVFYIEAAYKVADYGMWERGDKTNQGIPELNASSVGMAKAALEAIDELDLFGAHGGPKSVIHVLPDEVEHCQSILCSMLPRASTSKEIDAGLLSITSFPAFAVEDADLVAVTKSEIISKLQGRYGCCRFIRDGYRCPKEDPSRLHYDPAELKLFENIECEWPVFWTYLILDGIFAGDQVQVQEYREALEGVLIRGKNGIKLVPELYSVPPDKVEEEYSNPHSVDRVAMGQLPHMWGQSLYILGCLLAEGFLAPGEIDPLNRRFSTSFKPDVVVQVCVLAESEEIQELLRDLGIEVQTMAEVLPIRVMPARILSHVYVRLGNSKKLSLSGRPYRHIGVLGTSKFYEIRNRSYIFTPQFLDQHHFYLALDNQMIVEMLRTELAYLSCCWRMTGRPTLTFPITRSMLDEDGETIDSCILSTLRKLQDGYFAGARVQMSDVSSVQTTSFHTRLSFLDEENDDILLEDGGDDDDGYGEEYNICRPSDDSEDVFDQYLTQLLHSTTTKCHLPPIQRGQHHVFSPEHTTRDILSFMAQVQGLNVPKSSMYLPVTPVKSKHRKSLNLLDVPHPQHGPQAKQHKSHSAADLHLPRDSQGNTDFEALVRQLKECPTLQDQADILYILYVMKGADWLVELSGPGQGGVSVRSLLEELYVEAGACKEWGLIRYISGILRKRVEVLAEACTDLISHHKQLTVGLPPQPRERVITVPLPPDELNNLIYEASGQDISVAVVTQEIMVYLAMYVRSQPALFGDMLRLRIGLIMQVMATELARSLHCSGEEASESLMSLSPFGMKNLLHHILSGKEFGVERSMRPIQSAATSPAISIHELGHTGATKTERTGIHKLKSEIKQRCSSPSTPSGMLSPVSTCPGDGQLHWEERQGQWLRRRRLDGAINRVPMGFYQKVWKILQKCHGLSIDGYVLPSSTTREMTAGEIKFAVQVESVLNHVPQPEYRQLLVETVMVVGLIADVDVDNIGGIIHVDRVLHLANDLFLSDQKSHGASEYFLEKDPATGICNFFYDSAPSGSYGTMTYLSKAAVTYVQDFLPSSSCLMQ, encoded by the exons ATGAGGAGTCGCAGTAACTCAGGAGTGCGGCTGGACGGCTATGCCCGGCTGGTCCAGGAGACTATCCTGTGCCATCAG AATCCAGTGACAGGACTTCTTCCTGCCAGTGCGCAGAAGAAGGATGCCTGGGTGAGGGATAATGTTTACAGTGTCCTGGCGGTGTGGGGGCTGGGAATGGCCTACCGGAAGAATGCAGACCGCGATGAAGACAAGGCCAAAGCTTATGAACTGGAGCAG AGTGTGGTGAAACTGATGCAGGGGCTTCTGCAGTGCATGATGAGACAG GTGGCCAAGGTGGAGAAGTTCAAACACACCCAGAGTACAAAAGATTGCTTGCATGCCAAATATGATACTCCCACTTGTGCCACAGTGGTCAGAGATGATCAGTGGGGTCATCTCCAGGTGGACGCCACCTCGATTTACCTGCTGATGCTGGCACAGATGACAGCCTCAG GTCTTCGTATCATTTCCAACCTGGACGAGGTAGCCTTCATCCAAAACTTGGTCTTCTACATAGAGGCTGCCTACAAAGTAGCG GACTATGGAATGTGGGAACGAGGTGACAAGACTAACCAGGGCATTCCTGAGCTCAATGCCAGCTCTGTAGGAATGGCTAAG GCAGCGCTTGAAGCTATAGATGAGCTGGATCTGTTTGGTGCTCATGGAGGGCCAAAGTCAGTAATCCATGTGTTGCCTGATGAAGTCGAACACTGTCAG TCTATTCTGTGCTCCATGCTGCCAAGAGCTTCAACTTCAAAGGAAATAGATGCTGGTCTTCTGTCCATTACTTCTTTCCCTGCGTTTGCTGTGGAGGATGCTGACCTGGTGGCCGTGACGAAGTCAGAGATCATAAGCAAACTGCAG GGTCGCTATGGCTGCTGTCGCTTTATCAGGGACGGATATCGTTGTCCCAAAGAG GATCCATCTCGGCTGCATTATGATCCTGCTGAGCTCAAGCTATTTGAGAATATTGAGTGTGAGTGGCCTGTGTTTTGGACTTACCTCATCCTGGATGGTATTTTTGCTGGTGATCAAGTTCAG GTGCAAGAGTACCGTGAAGCACTGGAGGGTGTTTTAATCAGAGGGAAGAATGGCATTAAGTTGGTGCCTGAACTTTATTCTGTTCCTCCTGACAAG GTTGAGGAGGAGTATAGCAATCCTCACTCAGTAGACAGGGTAGCCATGGGTCAGCTGCCACACATGTGGGGACAGTCACTCTACATCTTGGGGTGCCTTCTGGCTGAG GGTTTTTTAGCACCAGGAGAGATAGATCCGCTCAACAGGAGATTCTCTACAAGCTTCAAACCAGATGTTGTGGTACAAG tttgtgttcTAGCAGAGTCGGAGGAGATCCAGGAGTTGTTAAGAGATCTGGGGATCGAGGTACAAACGATGGCAGAAGTTCTGCCCATCAGGGTCATGCCAGCTCGCATCCTGAGCCATGTCTATGTTAGACTGG GGAACAGCAAGAAACTGAGTCTGAGTGGGCGGCCGTACAGACACATTGGTGTCCTGGGAACATCCAAATTCTACGAGATCCGAAATCGCTCTTACATATTCACCCCTCAG tttctggatcagcaccatttCTATCTGGCTCTGGACAACCAGATGATTGTGGAGATGTTACGGACCGAACTGGCCTATCTCTCTTGTTGCTGGAGGATGACAGGGCGGCCCACGCTCACATTCCCAATCACCCGTAGCATGCTGG ATGAAGATGGAGAAACAATTGATTCATGTATCCTGTCAACTCTAAGGAAACTACAGGATGGCTATTTTGCTGGAGCGAG GGTGCAGATGTCAGACGTCTCCAGTGTCCAGACCACTTCTTTTCACACTCGTCTCAGCTTCCTGGATGAAGAGAATGATGACATATTGCTTGAGGATGGaggcgatgatgatgatggataTGGAGAGGAGTATAATATCTGTCGTCCCTCGG ATGACTCAGAAGATGTATTTGACCAGTACCTCACCCAGCTCCTTCACAGCACCACTACCAAGTGCCATCTTCCTCCCATCCAGAGGGGGCAGCACCATGTCTTCAGTCCAGAACATACCACAAGAGACATCCTGTCTTTTATGGCGCAGGTCCAGGGCCTGAACGTTCCCA AGTCTTCCATGTATCTGCCTGTGACTCCGGTCAAGAGCAAACATCGCAAATCTCTCAACCTTCTTGATGTTCCTCATCCTCAGCACGGCCCACAGGCGAAACAGCACAAG TCACACtctgctgctgatcttcatctgCCGCGAGACTCTCAGGGCAACACAGACTTTGAAGCATTGGTCAGGCAGCTAAAAGAATGCCCCACTCTTCAGGACCAGGCTGACATCCTCTACATTCTCTATGTGATGAA AGGAGCTGATTGGCTGGTGGAGTTGTCAGGTCCTGGGCAGGGTGGGGTCAGTGTGCGATCACTGTTGGAGGAGCTGTACGTAGAAGCCGGAGCCTGTAAAGAGTGGGGGCTCATTAGGTACATCTCTGGAATACTGCGCAAGAGGGTGGAGGTCCTCGCTGAG GCCTGCACAGATCTGATTTCCCATCACAAGCAGCTGACTGTAGGTCTACCTCCTCAACCCAGGGAAAGAGTGATCACAGT CCCTCTTCCGCCAGATGAGTTAAACAACCTCATCTACGAAGCCAGTGGTCAGGACATCAGTGTAGCAGTGGTCACTCAG GAAATCATGGTGTATCTAGCCATGTATGTGCGCTCCCAGCCCGCTCTGTTCGGGGACATGCTCAGACTCAGGATAGGACTCATCATGCAAGTGATGGCCACTGAGTTAGCTCGCAGCCTGCACTGTTCTG GGGAGGAGGCGTCAGAGAGTTTGATGAGCCTGAGTCCATTTGGCATGAAGAACCTACTGCATCACATCCTCAGTGGCAAAGAATTtggggtggagagaagca TGCGCCCAATCCAGTCTGCAGCCACTAGCCCTGCGATATCCATCCATGAACTAGGTCACACAGGAGCTACAAAGACTGAACGCACAGGAATACACAAGCTAAAGAGTGAGATAAAACAG CGGTGCAGTAGCCCTTCCACTCCCAGTGGAATGCTGTCCCCGGTGAGCACTTGTCCAGGAGACGGCCAGCTGCACTGGGAGGAGAGGCAAGGCCAGTGGCTGAGGAGACGCAGGCTAGATGGTGCCATCAACAGAGTACCTATGGGTTTCTACCAAAAGGTGTGGAAGATCCTGCAGAAGTGCCACGGTCTGTCCATCGACGGATACGTGTTACCCTCTTCTACCACAAGAGAG atGACAGCAGGAGAGATTAAGTTTGCAGTGCAGGTTGAATCTGTGCTGAACCACGTCCCTCAGCCAGAGTACCGGCAGCTGCTAGTGGAGACGGTGATGGTTGTGGGCCTGATAGCGGACGTAGACGTGGACAACATCGGCGGCATCATCCACGTGGATCGCGTCTTGCATTTGGCCAATGACCTTTTCCTCAGTGACCAG AAATCCCACGGCGCCAGTGAGTATTTCCTTGAGAAGGACCCAGCAACCGGAATCTGCAACTTTTTCTACGACAGCGCTCCTAGTGGTAGCTATGGCACCATGACCTATCTCTCCAAAGCAGCAGTCACTTACGTCCAGGACTTCCTGCCAAGTTCCAGCTGCCTGATGCAGTGA
- the phka2 gene encoding phosphorylase b kinase regulatory subunit alpha, liver isoform isoform X2, translated as MRSRSNSGVRLDGYARLVQETILCHQNPVTGLLPASAQKKDAWVRDNVYSVLAVWGLGMAYRKNADRDEDKAKAYELEQSVVKLMQGLLQCMMRQVAKVEKFKHTQSTKDCLHAKYDTPTCATVVRDDQWGHLQVDATSIYLLMLAQMTASGLRIISNLDEVAFIQNLVFYIEAAYKVADYGMWERGDKTNQGIPELNASSVGMAKAALEAIDELDLFGAHGGPKSVIHVLPDEVEHCQSILCSMLPRASTSKEIDAGLLSITSFPAFAVEDADLVAVTKSEIISKLQGRYGCCRFIRDGYRCPKEDPSRLHYDPAELKLFENIECEWPVFWTYLILDGIFAGDQVQVQEYREALEGVLIRGKNGIKLVPELYSVPPDKVEEEYSNPHSVDRVAMGQLPHMWGQSLYILGCLLAEGFLAPGEIDPLNRRFSTSFKPDVVVQVCVLAESEEIQELLRDLGIEVQTMAEVLPIRVMPARILSHVYVRLGNSKKLSLSGRPYRHIGVLGTSKFYEIRNRSYIFTPQFLDQHHFYLALDNQMIVEMLRTELAYLSCCWRMTGRPTLTFPITRSMLDEDGETIDSCILSTLRKLQDGYFAGARVQMSDVSSVQTTSFHTRLSFLDEENDDILLEDGGDDDDGYGEEYNICRPSDDSEDVFDQYLTQLLHSTTTKCHLPPIQRGQHHVFSPEHTTRDILSFMAQVQGLNVPKSSMYLPVTPVKSKHRKSLNLLDVPHPQHGPQAKQHKSHSAADLHLPRDSQGNTDFEALVRQLKECPTLQDQADILYILYVMKGADWLVELSGPGQGGVSVRSLLEELYVEAGACKEWGLIRYISGILRKRVEVLAEACTDLISHHKQLTVGLPPQPRERVITVPLPPDELNNLIYEASGQDISVAVVTQEIMVYLAMYVRSQPALFGDMLRLRIGLIMQVMATELARSLHCSGEEASESLMSLSPFGMKNLLHHILSGKEFGVERSMRPIQSAATSPAISIHELGHTGATKTERTGIHKLKSEIKQIFSGGFSLSSNVTSPRSTRCSSPSTPSGMLSPVSTCPGDGQLHWEERQGQWLRRRRLDGAINRVPMGFYQKVWKILQKCHGLSIDGYVLPSSTTREMTAGEIKFAVQVESVLNHVPQPEYRQLLVETVMVVGLIADVDVDNIGGIIHVDRVLHLANDLFLSDQKSHGASEYFLEKDPATGICNFFYDSAPSGSYGTMTYLSKAAVTYVQDFLPSSSCLMQ; from the exons ATGAGGAGTCGCAGTAACTCAGGAGTGCGGCTGGACGGCTATGCCCGGCTGGTCCAGGAGACTATCCTGTGCCATCAG AATCCAGTGACAGGACTTCTTCCTGCCAGTGCGCAGAAGAAGGATGCCTGGGTGAGGGATAATGTTTACAGTGTCCTGGCGGTGTGGGGGCTGGGAATGGCCTACCGGAAGAATGCAGACCGCGATGAAGACAAGGCCAAAGCTTATGAACTGGAGCAG AGTGTGGTGAAACTGATGCAGGGGCTTCTGCAGTGCATGATGAGACAG GTGGCCAAGGTGGAGAAGTTCAAACACACCCAGAGTACAAAAGATTGCTTGCATGCCAAATATGATACTCCCACTTGTGCCACAGTGGTCAGAGATGATCAGTGGGGTCATCTCCAGGTGGACGCCACCTCGATTTACCTGCTGATGCTGGCACAGATGACAGCCTCAG GTCTTCGTATCATTTCCAACCTGGACGAGGTAGCCTTCATCCAAAACTTGGTCTTCTACATAGAGGCTGCCTACAAAGTAGCG GACTATGGAATGTGGGAACGAGGTGACAAGACTAACCAGGGCATTCCTGAGCTCAATGCCAGCTCTGTAGGAATGGCTAAG GCAGCGCTTGAAGCTATAGATGAGCTGGATCTGTTTGGTGCTCATGGAGGGCCAAAGTCAGTAATCCATGTGTTGCCTGATGAAGTCGAACACTGTCAG TCTATTCTGTGCTCCATGCTGCCAAGAGCTTCAACTTCAAAGGAAATAGATGCTGGTCTTCTGTCCATTACTTCTTTCCCTGCGTTTGCTGTGGAGGATGCTGACCTGGTGGCCGTGACGAAGTCAGAGATCATAAGCAAACTGCAG GGTCGCTATGGCTGCTGTCGCTTTATCAGGGACGGATATCGTTGTCCCAAAGAG GATCCATCTCGGCTGCATTATGATCCTGCTGAGCTCAAGCTATTTGAGAATATTGAGTGTGAGTGGCCTGTGTTTTGGACTTACCTCATCCTGGATGGTATTTTTGCTGGTGATCAAGTTCAG GTGCAAGAGTACCGTGAAGCACTGGAGGGTGTTTTAATCAGAGGGAAGAATGGCATTAAGTTGGTGCCTGAACTTTATTCTGTTCCTCCTGACAAG GTTGAGGAGGAGTATAGCAATCCTCACTCAGTAGACAGGGTAGCCATGGGTCAGCTGCCACACATGTGGGGACAGTCACTCTACATCTTGGGGTGCCTTCTGGCTGAG GGTTTTTTAGCACCAGGAGAGATAGATCCGCTCAACAGGAGATTCTCTACAAGCTTCAAACCAGATGTTGTGGTACAAG tttgtgttcTAGCAGAGTCGGAGGAGATCCAGGAGTTGTTAAGAGATCTGGGGATCGAGGTACAAACGATGGCAGAAGTTCTGCCCATCAGGGTCATGCCAGCTCGCATCCTGAGCCATGTCTATGTTAGACTGG GGAACAGCAAGAAACTGAGTCTGAGTGGGCGGCCGTACAGACACATTGGTGTCCTGGGAACATCCAAATTCTACGAGATCCGAAATCGCTCTTACATATTCACCCCTCAG tttctggatcagcaccatttCTATCTGGCTCTGGACAACCAGATGATTGTGGAGATGTTACGGACCGAACTGGCCTATCTCTCTTGTTGCTGGAGGATGACAGGGCGGCCCACGCTCACATTCCCAATCACCCGTAGCATGCTGG ATGAAGATGGAGAAACAATTGATTCATGTATCCTGTCAACTCTAAGGAAACTACAGGATGGCTATTTTGCTGGAGCGAG GGTGCAGATGTCAGACGTCTCCAGTGTCCAGACCACTTCTTTTCACACTCGTCTCAGCTTCCTGGATGAAGAGAATGATGACATATTGCTTGAGGATGGaggcgatgatgatgatggataTGGAGAGGAGTATAATATCTGTCGTCCCTCGG ATGACTCAGAAGATGTATTTGACCAGTACCTCACCCAGCTCCTTCACAGCACCACTACCAAGTGCCATCTTCCTCCCATCCAGAGGGGGCAGCACCATGTCTTCAGTCCAGAACATACCACAAGAGACATCCTGTCTTTTATGGCGCAGGTCCAGGGCCTGAACGTTCCCA AGTCTTCCATGTATCTGCCTGTGACTCCGGTCAAGAGCAAACATCGCAAATCTCTCAACCTTCTTGATGTTCCTCATCCTCAGCACGGCCCACAGGCGAAACAGCACAAG TCACACtctgctgctgatcttcatctgCCGCGAGACTCTCAGGGCAACACAGACTTTGAAGCATTGGTCAGGCAGCTAAAAGAATGCCCCACTCTTCAGGACCAGGCTGACATCCTCTACATTCTCTATGTGATGAA AGGAGCTGATTGGCTGGTGGAGTTGTCAGGTCCTGGGCAGGGTGGGGTCAGTGTGCGATCACTGTTGGAGGAGCTGTACGTAGAAGCCGGAGCCTGTAAAGAGTGGGGGCTCATTAGGTACATCTCTGGAATACTGCGCAAGAGGGTGGAGGTCCTCGCTGAG GCCTGCACAGATCTGATTTCCCATCACAAGCAGCTGACTGTAGGTCTACCTCCTCAACCCAGGGAAAGAGTGATCACAGT CCCTCTTCCGCCAGATGAGTTAAACAACCTCATCTACGAAGCCAGTGGTCAGGACATCAGTGTAGCAGTGGTCACTCAG GAAATCATGGTGTATCTAGCCATGTATGTGCGCTCCCAGCCCGCTCTGTTCGGGGACATGCTCAGACTCAGGATAGGACTCATCATGCAAGTGATGGCCACTGAGTTAGCTCGCAGCCTGCACTGTTCTG GGGAGGAGGCGTCAGAGAGTTTGATGAGCCTGAGTCCATTTGGCATGAAGAACCTACTGCATCACATCCTCAGTGGCAAAGAATTtggggtggagagaagca TGCGCCCAATCCAGTCTGCAGCCACTAGCCCTGCGATATCCATCCATGAACTAGGTCACACAGGAGCTACAAAGACTGAACGCACAGGAATACACAAGCTAAAGAGTGAGATAAAACAG ATCTTCAGTGGCGGTTTTTCCTTGAGTAGCAATGTCACATCGCCTCGCTCTACG CGGTGCAGTAGCCCTTCCACTCCCAGTGGAATGCTGTCCCCGGTGAGCACTTGTCCAGGAGACGGCCAGCTGCACTGGGAGGAGAGGCAAGGCCAGTGGCTGAGGAGACGCAGGCTAGATGGTGCCATCAACAGAGTACCTATGGGTTTCTACCAAAAGGTGTGGAAGATCCTGCAGAAGTGCCACGGTCTGTCCATCGACGGATACGTGTTACCCTCTTCTACCACAAGAGAG atGACAGCAGGAGAGATTAAGTTTGCAGTGCAGGTTGAATCTGTGCTGAACCACGTCCCTCAGCCAGAGTACCGGCAGCTGCTAGTGGAGACGGTGATGGTTGTGGGCCTGATAGCGGACGTAGACGTGGACAACATCGGCGGCATCATCCACGTGGATCGCGTCTTGCATTTGGCCAATGACCTTTTCCTCAGTGACCAG AAATCCCACGGCGCCAGTGAGTATTTCCTTGAGAAGGACCCAGCAACCGGAATCTGCAACTTTTTCTACGACAGCGCTCCTAGTGGTAGCTATGGCACCATGACCTATCTCTCCAAAGCAGCAGTCACTTACGTCCAGGACTTCCTGCCAAGTTCCAGCTGCCTGATGCAGTGA